The following are encoded together in the Paludisphaera mucosa genome:
- a CDS encoding nucleotide sugar dehydrogenase has product MKHSVCIVGGCGHIGLPLGIALSVAGARVTLLDNSESRVRSVAEGRMPFLERGADESLAEVLADGRLSVTMDPDAVGRSETVIVTIGTPVDEFLSPQIRTFDRAMGAILDRMHDGQLLILRSTVFPGVTSRLDQRTRDRGLRVDVAHCPERIAQGFALEETGSLPQIIGGATPTATRRASALFGMLGSKMIEIPPVEAELCKLFCNSYRYINFAIANQFYVIAGKFGADFDRVRKAMTTDYPRMSGFPGAGFAGGPCLLKDTMQLAAFNHNDFVLGQAAMMINEGLPTFLVESAKARYDLSTATVAILGMAFKGNNDDPRDSLAYKLRKVLTFESRKVLCTDPYIDDPSFVSLETALDEADVVFLGACHDDYRGLSIRKPVVDVFNFLKRPSEQDVEAETRTAA; this is encoded by the coding sequence ATGAAACATTCCGTCTGCATCGTCGGAGGCTGCGGCCACATCGGCCTCCCGCTGGGGATCGCGCTCTCGGTCGCGGGCGCGCGGGTGACCCTCCTCGACAACAGCGAGTCGCGGGTGAGGAGCGTCGCCGAGGGGCGGATGCCGTTCCTCGAGCGGGGCGCGGACGAGTCGCTGGCGGAAGTCCTCGCCGACGGCCGCCTGAGCGTGACCATGGATCCGGACGCCGTCGGCCGCAGCGAGACGGTGATCGTCACGATCGGCACGCCGGTCGACGAGTTCCTCAGCCCGCAGATCCGGACCTTCGACCGGGCGATGGGGGCGATCCTCGACCGCATGCACGACGGCCAGCTCCTCATCCTGCGGAGCACGGTCTTCCCCGGCGTCACCAGCCGGCTCGACCAGCGGACCCGCGACCGGGGCCTCCGGGTCGACGTGGCCCACTGCCCCGAGCGCATCGCCCAGGGCTTCGCGCTCGAAGAGACCGGCAGCCTCCCCCAGATCATCGGCGGGGCCACCCCGACGGCGACCCGGCGGGCCTCGGCGCTGTTCGGCATGCTGGGCTCGAAGATGATCGAGATCCCGCCGGTCGAGGCCGAGCTCTGCAAGCTCTTCTGCAACAGCTACCGCTACATCAACTTCGCGATCGCCAACCAGTTCTACGTGATCGCCGGCAAGTTCGGCGCGGACTTCGACCGCGTCCGCAAGGCGATGACCACCGACTATCCCCGCATGTCCGGGTTCCCCGGGGCCGGGTTCGCCGGCGGGCCCTGCCTGCTCAAGGACACGATGCAACTCGCCGCGTTCAACCACAACGACTTCGTGCTCGGCCAGGCCGCGATGATGATCAACGAGGGGCTGCCCACGTTCCTCGTCGAGTCGGCCAAGGCGCGCTACGACCTGTCGACGGCGACCGTCGCGATCCTGGGAATGGCGTTCAAGGGGAACAACGACGACCCCCGCGACTCGCTGGCCTACAAGCTCCGGAAGGTCTTGACGTTCGAGAGCCGCAAGGTACTCTGCACCGACCCCTACATCGACGACCCGTCGTTCGTCTCGCTGGAGACGGCGCTCGACGAGGCCGACGTGGTGTTCCTGGGGGCCTGCCACGACGACTATCGGGGGCTCTCGATCCGCAAGCCGGTGGTCGACGTCTTCAACTTCCTGAAGCGGCCGTCGGAGCAGGACGTCGAGGCCGAGACCCGCACCGCCGCCTGA
- a CDS encoding glycosyltransferase family 4 protein, giving the protein MRLALNFPRVDPTKGGAETYIVDLCRSLTRGGHQVDLFTSSWAEGALPPEVRCIRVEAEGRSRREQVAGFADASARLLKAADYDCTVGFINTYEHDVIIPQGGVHAGSLRANAMRFANPVARRLYVMGKVLNPKFWTFRAIEKRQYAPERQARVVAVSRMVSRHLQEFAGVPKSRIHVVPNAIDPDRVLVPQPGATRCAFRNRIGLEPGDLVGLFVGHNYALKGLEPLIRGLAARNGTELKPIHLIVCGGGRPGWYRRLANRLGVGEYVHFLGFHDDVRECYWSSDFFVSPTYYDPCSLVVFEALACGLPVITTACNGASELMTDGRQGYVLPTPDARTELVAALDRLADDAHRRAMSAEAAKLGREWTFDRHVEALVRVFQEVAAAKAKHASHGKRPAAPHVAKTRNRKKAGRG; this is encoded by the coding sequence ATGCGGCTTGCCCTGAACTTCCCGAGGGTCGATCCCACGAAAGGCGGGGCCGAGACCTACATCGTCGACCTCTGCCGCAGCCTCACGCGCGGCGGGCACCAGGTCGACCTCTTCACGTCGAGCTGGGCCGAAGGGGCGCTCCCGCCCGAGGTCCGCTGCATCCGCGTCGAGGCCGAGGGCCGCAGCCGCCGCGAGCAGGTCGCCGGCTTCGCCGACGCCTCGGCGCGTCTGTTGAAAGCCGCCGACTACGACTGCACCGTCGGGTTCATCAACACGTACGAGCACGACGTCATCATCCCCCAGGGGGGCGTCCACGCCGGCAGCCTGCGGGCGAACGCGATGCGGTTCGCCAATCCCGTCGCGCGGCGGCTCTATGTCATGGGCAAGGTTCTGAACCCCAAGTTCTGGACCTTCCGCGCCATCGAGAAGCGGCAGTACGCCCCCGAACGCCAGGCCCGGGTGGTGGCGGTGAGCCGGATGGTCTCCCGGCACCTCCAGGAATTCGCCGGGGTCCCGAAATCGCGGATTCACGTCGTCCCCAACGCGATCGACCCCGACCGCGTCCTCGTCCCCCAGCCGGGGGCGACGCGTTGCGCCTTCCGCAACCGGATCGGGCTGGAGCCGGGCGACCTGGTCGGCCTGTTCGTCGGCCACAACTACGCGCTCAAGGGCCTCGAACCGCTGATCCGCGGACTTGCCGCCCGGAATGGGACCGAGTTGAAGCCCATCCACCTGATCGTCTGCGGCGGCGGCCGTCCGGGATGGTATCGCCGCCTCGCGAATCGGCTGGGCGTGGGCGAATACGTCCACTTCCTCGGGTTCCACGACGACGTCCGCGAGTGCTACTGGTCGAGCGACTTCTTCGTCTCGCCGACGTATTACGACCCCTGTTCGCTGGTCGTCTTCGAGGCCCTGGCCTGCGGCCTGCCCGTGATCACCACCGCCTGCAACGGCGCCAGCGAGCTGATGACCGACGGCCGCCAGGGATACGTGCTGCCGACGCCCGACGCGCGGACCGAGCTGGTCGCCGCGCTCGACCGCCTGGCCGACGACGCCCACCGCCGCGCGATGTCGGCCGAGGCTGCGAAGCTGGGTCGGGAATGGACCTTCGACCGCCACGTCGAGGCCCTCGTGCGGGTCTTCCAGGAGGTCGCCGCCGCCAAGGCGAAGCACGCCTCGCACGGCAAGCGGCCCGCCGCCCCGCACGTCGCGAAGACCAGGAATCGCAAGAAGGCGGGACGGGGTTGA
- a CDS encoding NAD-dependent epimerase/dehydratase family protein: MKIMVTGSAGFIGGYLVEELLAHGHEVVGVDNFSKYGDIEHNSLDNANYTLVRGDAKDVGLMKELLADCDHVVAGAAMIGGISYFHTFAYDLLAENERITASTFDAAIWAYRHARLKKITVVSSSMVFENATRFPSHEGDHRACPPPASTYGFQKLAVEYFAQGAYEQYGLPFTIARPFNCVGIGERRAKCDVEILSGNVKLAMSHVVPDLVQKVLKGQDPLHILGDGTQVRHYTYGGDLARGIRLCVEHPAAMNEDFNLSTAASTTVMELAELIWKKVHGEWKPFRTVSDKPFQYDVQCRIPTVEKARDLIGFSADTPLDEILDEVIPWVDKQLAAGVI, from the coding sequence ATGAAGATCATGGTGACAGGATCGGCCGGGTTCATCGGCGGCTACCTCGTCGAGGAGTTGCTCGCGCACGGCCACGAGGTCGTCGGCGTCGACAACTTCTCGAAGTACGGCGACATCGAGCACAACAGCCTCGACAACGCGAACTACACGCTGGTCCGCGGCGACGCCAAGGACGTCGGGCTGATGAAGGAGCTGCTCGCCGACTGCGACCACGTCGTCGCCGGCGCGGCCATGATCGGCGGCATCAGCTACTTCCACACGTTCGCCTACGACCTGCTGGCCGAGAACGAGCGGATCACCGCCTCGACCTTCGACGCGGCCATCTGGGCCTACCGGCACGCCAGGTTGAAGAAGATCACCGTCGTCTCGTCGTCGATGGTCTTCGAGAACGCGACGCGGTTCCCCAGCCACGAGGGCGACCACCGGGCCTGCCCGCCGCCGGCCTCGACCTACGGCTTCCAGAAGCTGGCCGTCGAGTACTTCGCCCAGGGCGCCTACGAGCAGTACGGGCTGCCGTTCACGATCGCCCGGCCGTTCAACTGCGTCGGCATCGGCGAGCGCCGGGCCAAGTGCGACGTCGAGATCCTCTCGGGCAACGTCAAGCTCGCCATGAGCCACGTCGTCCCCGACCTGGTCCAGAAGGTCCTCAAGGGCCAGGACCCGCTGCACATCCTCGGCGACGGCACGCAGGTGCGCCACTACACCTACGGCGGCGACCTCGCCCGCGGCATCCGGCTCTGCGTCGAGCACCCGGCGGCCATGAACGAGGACTTCAACCTCTCGACGGCCGCCTCCACGACCGTCATGGAGCTGGCCGAGCTGATCTGGAAGAAGGTCCACGGCGAGTGGAAGCCGTTCCGCACGGTCTCCGACAAGCCCTTCCAGTACGACGTGCAGTGCCGGATCCCGACCGTCGAGAAGGCCCGCGACCTGATCGGCTTCTCGGCCGACACGCCGCTCGACGAGATCCTCGACGAGGTCATCCCCTGGGTCGACAAGCAGCTCGCAGCCGGAGTCATCTGA
- a CDS encoding glycosyltransferase — protein sequence MGTQTTGARRTGRRIGAGPHAVVGPRADKPLALVVPVYNEGENFPALLAEIERDVPRPFELHVVYDFDEDTTVPVARSFAQDRPWLRLVKNRHGRGVVGAIKTGFDEVGDGPALVVMADLSDDLRVVPGMLDLYRQGHRIVCPSRYMKGGSQEGGPWLKRTLSRLAGLSLWYVARFPTHDATNNFRLYDAALVREMGIESTGGFELALELTAKAFRRGEAIAEVPSHWRDRTAGESRFRLMKWLPRYLYWYAYALSPRRAPRGAR from the coding sequence ATGGGAACGCAGACGACGGGAGCCCGACGGACCGGCCGACGCATCGGGGCCGGCCCCCACGCCGTGGTCGGCCCCCGCGCCGACAAGCCCCTGGCGCTGGTCGTGCCGGTCTACAACGAGGGGGAGAACTTCCCCGCGCTGCTGGCCGAGATCGAGCGCGACGTGCCGCGGCCGTTCGAGCTCCACGTCGTCTACGACTTCGACGAGGACACGACGGTCCCCGTGGCCCGGTCCTTCGCCCAGGACCGCCCCTGGCTGCGGCTGGTGAAGAACCGCCACGGCCGGGGCGTCGTCGGGGCGATCAAGACCGGGTTCGACGAGGTCGGCGACGGCCCCGCCCTGGTCGTCATGGCCGACCTCTCGGACGACCTGCGGGTCGTCCCCGGGATGCTCGACCTGTACCGCCAGGGCCACCGGATCGTCTGCCCCAGCCGCTACATGAAGGGGGGGAGCCAGGAGGGGGGCCCGTGGCTGAAGCGGACCCTCAGCCGCCTGGCCGGCCTCTCGCTCTGGTACGTCGCGCGGTTCCCGACCCACGACGCCACGAACAACTTCCGGCTCTACGACGCCGCCCTGGTGCGCGAGATGGGCATCGAGAGCACCGGCGGCTTCGAGCTGGCGCTGGAGCTGACCGCCAAGGCCTTCCGCCGCGGCGAGGCGATCGCCGAGGTCCCGAGCCACTGGCGGGACCGCACGGCGGGCGAGTCGCGGTTCCGGCTCATGAAATGGCTCCCCCGTTACTTGTACTGGTACGCATACGCCCTTTCGCCCCGGCGGGCGCCGCGAGGAGCACGATGA
- a CDS encoding SGNH/GDSL hydrolase family protein, protein MPAARLSPARTLLAGLLILAATASTAVAKPPPPPWDFHSGDRVVLVGDTFIERDQRYGYLETSLTLANPDKDLTFRNLGWSGDTVRGLSRAGFDPPEAGFRELKRQVTDAKPTVLVVGYGMADSFDGEAGLSRFVEGYNAFLDAVAPLKARLVLLSPLPHETMPPPLPDPSAHNRDLRLYADAVRKIAEERDAAFVDLFDAFAKDRARLESRPTGSAPDTDDGIHLTELGSWRLANLPVLGLNPDPSSHTKVVTAGDAPVRYVAAGPLPPPASPQKGEDSADARKLKVEKLKPGRYTLKIDGRAVATKTDAEWAAGQTIPIVPEAEQVEKLRAAINAKNLLFFYRWRPQNITYLFGFRKHEQGRNAVEIPQFDPLVDAKEKEIAALRKPVPHTYELVPESEASR, encoded by the coding sequence GTGCCCGCAGCCCGCCTTTCGCCCGCCCGGACCCTCCTCGCCGGGCTCCTCATCCTCGCGGCGACGGCCTCGACGGCCGTCGCCAAGCCGCCGCCGCCGCCGTGGGACTTCCATAGCGGCGACCGTGTCGTCCTGGTCGGCGACACGTTCATCGAGCGAGACCAGCGCTACGGATACCTTGAGACGAGCCTGACGCTCGCCAACCCGGACAAGGACCTGACGTTCCGCAACCTGGGCTGGAGCGGCGACACGGTCCGCGGGCTCTCGCGGGCCGGCTTCGACCCGCCCGAGGCGGGCTTCCGCGAGTTGAAGCGGCAGGTGACCGACGCCAAGCCGACCGTGCTCGTCGTCGGCTACGGCATGGCCGACTCGTTCGACGGCGAGGCCGGCCTCTCGCGGTTCGTCGAGGGCTACAACGCGTTCCTCGACGCCGTCGCGCCGCTCAAGGCCCGGCTCGTCCTGCTCTCGCCGCTGCCCCACGAGACCATGCCGCCGCCGCTGCCGGACCCCTCGGCGCACAACCGCGACCTGCGGCTCTACGCCGACGCGGTCCGCAAGATCGCCGAGGAGCGCGACGCCGCGTTCGTCGACCTCTTCGACGCGTTCGCCAAGGATCGCGCCCGCCTGGAGTCCCGGCCCACCGGCTCGGCCCCCGACACTGACGACGGCATCCACCTGACGGAGCTGGGCTCGTGGCGGCTGGCCAACCTCCCCGTCCTGGGATTGAACCCCGACCCGTCCTCGCACACCAAGGTCGTGACGGCGGGCGACGCGCCGGTCCGCTACGTCGCCGCCGGCCCGCTCCCGCCCCCCGCCTCCCCGCAGAAGGGCGAAGATTCGGCCGACGCCCGGAAGCTCAAGGTCGAGAAGCTGAAGCCCGGCCGCTACACGCTCAAGATCGACGGCCGCGCGGTCGCGACGAAGACCGACGCGGAATGGGCCGCGGGGCAGACGATCCCGATCGTGCCCGAGGCCGAGCAGGTCGAGAAGCTCCGCGCGGCGATCAACGCCAAGAACCTGCTCTTCTTCTACCGCTGGCGGCCGCAGAACATCACCTACCTGTTCGGCTTCCGCAAGCACGAGCAGGGCCGCAACGCCGTGGAGATCCCCCAGTTCGACCCGCTGGTCGACGCGAAGGAGAAGGAGATCGCCGCCTTGCGCAAGCCCGTCCCGCACACCTACGAGCTGGTCCCCGAGAGCGAGGCCTCCCGATGA
- a CDS encoding cupin domain-containing protein, which yields MTRRTPLFRPSTVLPSLLALALAAGWAWREVAHAQEARPITTSKTVNVDDVAMSVYKDEGKPVGRAGLYFEGPTELCSSLVAGRFVIDPGKSPHPPHVHPDEEILIVESGRGEIFCDGKTMKVGPGSVMFSAPNVPHNISSSGPEPVVFYFMKWLPKTAK from the coding sequence ATGACGCGACGCACGCCGCTGTTCCGCCCCTCGACGGTCCTCCCCAGCCTGCTCGCCCTGGCCCTGGCCGCCGGCTGGGCCTGGCGCGAGGTCGCGCACGCGCAGGAGGCGAGGCCGATCACGACCTCGAAGACCGTGAACGTCGACGACGTGGCGATGTCGGTGTACAAGGACGAGGGGAAGCCGGTGGGCCGGGCGGGCCTCTATTTCGAGGGCCCGACCGAGCTGTGCTCCAGCCTGGTGGCGGGCCGGTTCGTGATCGACCCCGGGAAGTCGCCGCACCCGCCCCACGTCCATCCGGACGAGGAGATCCTGATCGTCGAGTCCGGCCGCGGCGAGATCTTCTGCGACGGCAAGACCATGAAGGTCGGCCCCGGCTCGGTGATGTTCTCGGCCCCCAACGTCCCGCACAACATCTCCAGCTCCGGGCCCGAGCCGGTCGTCTTCTACTTCATGAAGTGGCTCCCGAAGACGGCGAAGTGA
- a CDS encoding OsmC family protein: MKTHGSAVWRGGIKDGKGAISTRSGALQEYPYGFSSRFEGKPGTNPEELIGAAHAGCFTMALSLILGEAGLTAERMETTADVTLDKEGDGFAIKTVHLTLRAKIPGADEAKFAELAAKAKAGCPVSKLLKAEITLDAALES; encoded by the coding sequence ATGAAAACGCACGGGTCCGCCGTCTGGCGGGGCGGGATCAAGGACGGCAAGGGCGCGATCTCGACCAGGAGCGGGGCGCTCCAGGAATACCCCTACGGCTTCTCCAGCCGCTTCGAGGGCAAGCCGGGCACGAACCCCGAAGAGCTGATCGGGGCGGCCCACGCCGGCTGCTTCACGATGGCGCTCTCGCTGATCCTGGGCGAGGCCGGGCTCACGGCCGAGCGCATGGAGACCACGGCCGACGTGACCCTCGACAAGGAGGGCGACGGCTTCGCGATCAAGACGGTCCACCTGACGCTCCGGGCGAAGATCCCGGGCGCCGACGAGGCGAAGTTCGCGGAACTGGCCGCCAAGGCCAAGGCCGGCTGTCCGGTCTCGAAGCTCCTGAAGGCCGAGATCACCCTCGACGCGGCGCTCGAAAGCTGA
- a CDS encoding class I SAM-dependent methyltransferase gives MTRTIGIEADAPLENLVEQIYRNRFGKQVLTRRTAVWRVLCESWFNRYVPAGGSVLEVAAGYCEFINNVEAGERVAVDLNPETRRHANPDVTVHEIAAERLGEVVPAAHFDAAFMSNFLEHCRTREQVLAVFEAVRGALKPGGRVMILGPNFRACAADYYDYFDHHLALTEKSVAEALELSGFQVEVELARTLPFSFRSKLPSAPWLVRLYLQMPWAWRFFGAQFFLVARRPA, from the coding sequence ATGACGCGAACGATCGGAATCGAGGCGGACGCGCCGCTGGAGAACCTCGTCGAGCAGATCTACCGCAACCGGTTCGGCAAGCAGGTGCTGACCCGGCGCACGGCGGTCTGGCGGGTCCTCTGCGAGTCCTGGTTCAACCGCTACGTCCCCGCGGGCGGCAGCGTGCTCGAGGTGGCCGCGGGCTATTGCGAGTTCATCAACAACGTCGAGGCCGGCGAGCGCGTCGCGGTCGACCTGAACCCCGAGACCCGCCGCCACGCCAACCCCGACGTGACGGTCCACGAGATCGCCGCCGAGCGGCTCGGCGAGGTCGTCCCCGCCGCGCACTTCGACGCGGCCTTCATGTCCAACTTCCTCGAACACTGCCGGACCCGCGAGCAGGTCCTGGCCGTCTTCGAGGCCGTCCGCGGCGCGCTCAAGCCGGGCGGGCGGGTCATGATCCTGGGGCCCAACTTCCGCGCCTGCGCGGCCGACTACTACGACTACTTCGACCACCACCTGGCGCTCACGGAGAAGTCGGTCGCCGAGGCCCTGGAGCTGTCCGGCTTCCAGGTCGAGGTGGAACTCGCCCGCACGCTGCCGTTCTCGTTCCGGAGCAAGCTCCCGAGCGCCCCCTGGCTGGTCCGGCTCTACCTGCAGATGCCGTGGGCCTGGCGGTTCTTCGGCGCCCAGTTCTTCCTCGTCGCCCGTCGCCCCGCCTGA
- a CDS encoding sugar phosphate nucleotidyltransferase: protein MKAVILAGGKGTRLRPYTHVLPKPLMPLGEDDPMPIIEVVLRQLARFGFRDVTIITGYLTELIETFCGDGRKFGAKISYRREVAPLGTAGGLTLIKRPEEPVLVINGDILTTLDYGSMFDFHQTRGAAATIASYPREVKIDFGVLQFGDDPHVLTGYQEKPEYSFQVSMGVYILDPLAWDYLVPGQAVTMPELLEAMRKTGRPVHCYKQKCYWLDIGRHDDYATANEIFDNRRAAFLGQPDKAVLKIGRDD from the coding sequence ATGAAGGCCGTGATCCTGGCGGGAGGGAAGGGGACGCGATTGCGGCCCTACACCCACGTCCTGCCCAAGCCGTTGATGCCGCTGGGCGAAGACGACCCGATGCCGATCATCGAGGTCGTCCTGCGGCAGCTCGCCCGCTTCGGCTTCCGCGACGTCACGATCATCACCGGTTACCTCACCGAGCTGATCGAGACCTTCTGCGGCGACGGCCGGAAGTTCGGCGCGAAGATCTCGTACCGTCGCGAGGTCGCGCCCCTGGGCACGGCGGGCGGCCTGACGCTGATCAAGCGCCCCGAGGAGCCGGTGCTCGTCATCAACGGCGACATCCTCACGACGCTCGACTACGGCTCGATGTTCGACTTCCACCAGACCCGCGGCGCGGCGGCGACGATCGCGTCTTACCCGCGCGAGGTGAAGATCGACTTCGGCGTCCTCCAGTTCGGCGACGACCCCCACGTCTTGACGGGGTACCAGGAGAAGCCCGAGTATTCCTTCCAGGTCAGCATGGGCGTGTACATCCTGGACCCCCTGGCGTGGGACTACCTCGTCCCCGGCCAGGCGGTGACGATGCCCGAGCTGCTCGAAGCGATGCGGAAGACCGGCCGGCCCGTCCACTGCTACAAGCAGAAGTGCTACTGGCTGGACATCGGCCGCCACGACGACTACGCGACGGCCAACGAGATCTTCGACAACCGCCGCGCCGCGTTCCTGGGGCAGCCCGACAAGGCGGTCCTCAAGATCGGCCGGGACGACTGA
- the plsY gene encoding glycerol-3-phosphate 1-O-acyltransferase PlsY, producing the protein MSWTYVATALAAYLIGSIPFGYLIYYALTKEDVRKVGSGNIGATNVGRLLGFRFFVLVFALDVLKGLLPTLLLPMMFARLGWDVPTDLPVAAALGAILGHNFPVFLGFHGGKGVATSLGALLALLPGCCGVAAVAFFAVFAVSRYVSLSSIAGGLAFGASYFWWTSDPWAPSHRALSALVAAVVVLLIARHRKNVGRLLAGTENRVNFRRPKADGASPPAQPSGMIRPGVLAGLAVAAAVLFGAGALILRRAQTPVEAIAGPWLLHETHREATGQQRSTRVAFDAAGDRLAVLCPRYNRILTYRIDDDAKLSPLAKIAVDGRPVAIAVVGGNVAVLQRPVNDAKHLGPGWLDVFALDGGRVGSRVEAGYYPDDLAATPDGAFLIVLASGRGEGDVTKHAPELSVFATSAVLGSTPTTAVGRLAFEDGDDLDRLTLSQRGSHALATLVRQKTAVAIDLTDPSTPRLAGRMDLQRVDEPYVSASDDGDWILVPAQDERDAVAVTSSPVQAQHQESAGKAGYLVVARPDDSSLEMVQIAPPIVLGRFPVLGPLNVGGAEPSGLAYCARRRLLAAATKPGTVHLIRLESRVDAIAAAPPASRFAAR; encoded by the coding sequence TTGAGCTGGACCTACGTCGCGACCGCCCTCGCCGCCTACCTGATCGGGTCGATCCCGTTCGGCTACCTGATCTATTACGCCCTCACCAAAGAAGACGTGCGCAAGGTCGGCTCGGGCAACATCGGCGCGACGAACGTCGGCCGGCTGCTGGGGTTCCGCTTCTTCGTCCTCGTGTTCGCGCTCGACGTGCTCAAGGGCCTCCTGCCGACGCTACTGCTGCCGATGATGTTCGCCCGGCTGGGCTGGGACGTCCCGACCGACCTCCCCGTCGCGGCGGCGCTGGGGGCGATCCTCGGGCACAACTTCCCGGTCTTCCTGGGCTTCCACGGCGGCAAGGGGGTGGCGACCAGCCTGGGGGCCCTGCTGGCCCTTTTGCCGGGATGCTGCGGCGTCGCGGCGGTCGCGTTCTTCGCCGTCTTCGCGGTCTCGCGGTACGTGTCGCTCTCGTCGATCGCCGGCGGGCTGGCCTTCGGGGCGAGCTATTTCTGGTGGACGTCGGACCCCTGGGCCCCGTCGCATCGCGCATTGAGCGCCCTGGTCGCGGCCGTGGTCGTCTTGCTGATCGCGCGGCATCGCAAGAACGTGGGCCGGCTGCTGGCGGGGACCGAGAACCGCGTGAACTTCCGGCGGCCGAAGGCGGACGGCGCGTCGCCCCCCGCGCAGCCCTCGGGCATGATCCGCCCGGGAGTGCTCGCGGGCCTGGCCGTCGCCGCAGCCGTGCTGTTCGGGGCCGGCGCCCTGATCCTCCGACGGGCCCAGACGCCCGTCGAGGCGATCGCCGGGCCGTGGCTCCTCCACGAGACCCACCGCGAGGCCACCGGCCAGCAACGCTCGACGCGGGTCGCCTTCGACGCGGCCGGCGATCGCCTCGCGGTCCTCTGCCCGCGCTACAATCGCATCCTGACCTACCGCATTGACGACGACGCCAAGCTCTCGCCTCTGGCGAAGATCGCCGTCGACGGCCGGCCCGTGGCCATCGCGGTCGTGGGCGGGAACGTCGCCGTGCTCCAGCGGCCCGTCAACGACGCCAAGCACCTCGGGCCCGGCTGGCTCGACGTCTTCGCGCTCGACGGCGGGCGGGTCGGGTCGCGGGTCGAGGCGGGGTATTATCCCGACGACCTGGCGGCCACGCCCGACGGGGCCTTCCTGATCGTCCTGGCCTCCGGCCGCGGCGAAGGGGACGTCACGAAGCACGCCCCCGAACTGTCCGTCTTCGCGACGTCGGCGGTCCTTGGATCGACTCCCACCACGGCCGTCGGCAGGCTCGCGTTCGAGGACGGCGACGACCTCGACCGGCTGACCCTCTCGCAACGCGGATCTCACGCGCTGGCGACGCTGGTCCGGCAGAAGACCGCGGTCGCGATCGACCTGACGGATCCGTCGACCCCTCGTCTGGCCGGCCGAATGGACCTTCAACGCGTCGATGAGCCTTACGTCTCGGCGTCGGACGACGGCGACTGGATCCTCGTCCCCGCCCAGGACGAGCGCGACGCCGTCGCGGTCACGTCGTCGCCGGTCCAAGCCCAGCATCAAGAATCTGCGGGGAAAGCCGGCTATCTCGTCGTCGCGCGGCCGGACGATTCCTCGCTCGAGATGGTCCAGATCGCCCCGCCGATCGTGCTGGGACGGTTCCCGGTCCTCGGGCCGTTGAACGTGGGCGGGGCCGAGCCTTCAGGGTTGGCCTATTGCGCGCGTCGTCGGCTGCTGGCCGCCGCGACCAAGCCGGGAACGGTCCATCTCATCCGCCTGGAATCGCGGGTGGACGCGATCGCCGCGGCACCCCCGGCGTCCCGCTTCGCCGCCCGCTGA
- a CDS encoding lipopolysaccharide kinase InaA family protein, protein MSLRAFWERLIRGSRWSWVDDRYREALPADFDASVMTIVSRDRLHAKQGRSTARVVFHAPEGRRVSVYLKRHFRLPWPARLAATFNPAGRHSPGAAEWAHLERARALGVPVPDVVAVGERVGPWGALQSYLAVAELPGRELNEVLPDLERSLDPESFAAMKRRIVREMARIAATMHRARVFHKDLYLCHFFVNLEKLARDPRDVELTLIDLHRLREHRLTADRWRWKDLGQLLFSMEGVAGVAPRDALRFWKHYRKAAGLHRPEWQATMIRLKAARYAAHNQG, encoded by the coding sequence ATGAGCCTCCGCGCGTTCTGGGAACGTCTGATCCGCGGCTCGCGCTGGTCGTGGGTCGACGACCGCTATCGCGAGGCCCTGCCGGCCGACTTCGACGCGTCGGTCATGACGATCGTCAGCCGCGACCGGCTGCACGCCAAGCAAGGGCGATCGACGGCCCGCGTCGTCTTCCACGCGCCCGAGGGGCGTCGGGTTTCGGTCTACCTGAAGCGACACTTCCGGCTCCCCTGGCCTGCCCGGCTGGCGGCGACCTTCAACCCCGCCGGTCGGCATTCCCCCGGGGCGGCCGAATGGGCCCACCTGGAGCGGGCGCGGGCCCTCGGCGTGCCGGTCCCGGACGTCGTCGCGGTCGGCGAGCGGGTCGGGCCGTGGGGTGCCTTGCAGAGCTACCTCGCCGTCGCCGAGCTGCCCGGCCGCGAGCTGAACGAGGTCCTCCCCGACCTGGAGCGATCGCTCGACCCCGAGAGCTTCGCCGCGATGAAGCGCCGGATCGTCCGCGAGATGGCCCGCATCGCCGCGACGATGCACCGCGCCCGGGTCTTCCACAAGGACCTCTACCTCTGTCACTTCTTCGTGAACCTGGAGAAGCTGGCCCGCGACCCGCGCGACGTCGAGCTGACCCTGATCGACCTGCACCGGCTCCGCGAACACCGGCTGACGGCCGATCGCTGGCGCTGGAAGGACCTGGGGCAGCTCCTCTTCTCGATGGAGGGGGTCGCCGGCGTCGCCCCTCGCGATGCGCTCCGGTTCTGGAAGCACTACCGCAAGGCGGCGGGCCTGCATCGGCCCGAATGGCAGGCGACGATGATCCGGCTGAAGGCGGCGCGGTATGCGGCCCACAACCAGGGCTGA